Within the Legionella pneumophila subsp. pneumophila str. Philadelphia 1 genome, the region TTTCTCCTGATACCGCAGACTCAGGTTATCCTGTGCATCAACTGTTATTACAAGCAGGTAAATATATTATTGAAAACGTTGCCAATGCACATTCCCTGCCACCCATTGGCGCCTGGACCCTTGCTTTACCATGGAAAATAATCAATGCTACGGAGTCACCAGTCCAATTGATTGGACTGGTATGATAATGCATAGTTCATTGATTAATACTAATTATTACAATACGTTACTCCTTTTAATTAACCCTTATATTGAAAAATTGCCAGGGATCAGATAAGTCCACTTCTTCAGGATAAAGTTCCCCTCTATTTTTTAAAGGGGTCCAATCCGTGTAATAGCCGCCGACTTTTCCAAGATACGGTTTGGCAATATCAATAATATATTGGTGATCAACTTCCTCTGGTTCTACGATACCCTCATCAGGATGCTCTATTGCCCAGATTATTCCTGAAATCATACTGGCGACAACTTGTAAACTGGTTGCATTATTATAAGGGGCAATTTGCCTTGCTTCCTGGATAGAAAGAGTTGAACCATACCAATACGCCCCTCTTTGATTACCCATCAACAACACACCCAATTCATCACATCCATCAATGATTTCGTTTAAAATCAGGCGATTCTTGTTTTGTGGTTTCCATTCATTACTTTTTAATTCGAAAATGGAGAGCCTGGCATCTGGACAAGGATTATAGGCGTAGTGAACTGTTGGCCTATACAATAATTCAGATCCATTTTTTAATGTTAAAAAATTGGTAAGTGAAATAGTTTCTGCATGAGTAATTAAAAAACCGTGAAAAGCACCCAGTGTTGGCGTCCATGAACGCACCATTACACCGGCACTAGGGCGAGACAGATAGATCGCGCATTGTGGTCCATTACTATGAGAATAAGCGTCATGGGGCCAATGAGCTTCATGTGTCCCCCACCCGATTTCAGCAGGTTGCAGTCCTTCCAAAATCAGACCATTAGCGGACCAGGTATTAACGAACTCGCCTGGTGATTTTGGAGGATAGGTAACTTGAGAGTCTTGCTCTGCAACATGGATTACTTTAATTCCCAAAGTCATGGCGAGATTAGCCCATTCTGCTGCATTTTTAGGTCTGTTAATAGTAAGGCCATTATCTTTTGCAATATTCAACAAGGCCTCTTTAATAAAATGTGAAACAAGACCCGGATTAGCCCCGTGAGTAATTAAGGCTGTTTTTTGAGTTTTATCCTTTAAGCGAAGGACTTCTTCACGCAAAGAATAATTGGTTCGGCGATTAAGCGCCATCTTCTCCATAACAAATTCTTCTTTCCACGGCTCAGTTGCAGCATTAATATACAATGCTCCTTTTTGATTACATAGTATAATCAAAGCAAGACTTGATATACCGATTGACACATCAATTAAAAAATCGTTTTCTTCCAAAGTACTACCAATCACTTCAAGATAATTTTGGGGAGTAATTTGTTGTAACTTGAATGAAACTCCGTATTGTTGAGCAACATCGACCTTTGTCCCTTCTGCGGCAATGATTGTCACTTGCGATGGTTTGATATCAAATTTCTCAAAGATTAAAGGCATTAATGCCTGACCAACGCAACCAAATCCTAATATGACAAAACGATTTTTAAACAAGATTTTTTTTGTATTATGATTCTTATCCATGATGAATCCTTAACTTCCCGGCCCAGTTTAATTTGAATTTTTAATACTCAACAACTATTCAACAATGATCATACCCAACAGACATCAAAAACTTTCATATGGCATACTAATATTGTAGTAGCTATGTTGAATTCAGACAGCCTGTTGAGTAAAAAATTAGACACATCAACTCCCTGCTTGATTTTTAAAGTATGTAGTAAAATTGCATCCTGCCACTCTATTCCTGGCTTTGAATAAATCAATTAAAATGGCAGCCAGAATGTTACTGGAAAATCACATGATCCATATTGCGCTTTATCAACCAGAAATTCCACCGAACACGGGCAATATTATTCGACTCTGCGCCAATACTGGAGCTCAACTGCATTTGATTCATCCATTAGGCTTTACTTTGGAAGATAAACAAATGCGACGAGCCGGTCTTGACTATCATCAATGGGCCTCAATATTGCATTATGAGAATTGGCAAACATTCTTGCAGTCTCATTCACAACGACGATTATTTTGCTGTAGCGCAAAAGGAAAAGTGAAGTATAGTGACGTCGATTATAAGGCAGATGACATCTTATTATTTGGACCCGAATCTTGCGGCTTACCTCAACAAATACTGAACCAATACTCAACAATACGGATTCCCATGAGAGAAAATAATCGTAGTCTCAACTTATCAAATGCTGTAGCAATCATATTGTACGAAGCATGGAGGCAAATGGATTTTAACATGTAAGCATTAACTTGGTAATCCACCTGATAGCGATTACAGCAATGGAAGGAACAGGTTATGCAAGCAGTACTCTAATATAAACAGGACTTACGAAAAACCACAAGGCCGAGGCAAAAATATTTTTTAACAAAGAGATTGGGGAGGGCGTAAGTCTTTATTCCTTATAAAGAGGAAACTCCAGCATCCTCAATAGCATCTTCATAAATCAAAACAAGGGCGGCGCCCTGGTGAACCTCCAAACTAATTTCTGCTGTTTGTGTTCGATTGAAACAGGAATTTTTTCCAGGAAAAGAAAGGTGTGAGTGCTTTAACTCCCACTTCAAACCCTCAGAAGACAGGACAACCTCAGGGATACCTATTAACGAGATTTTAGTCTGGACAGGTAAAATAAAATTAACCCTCAACTTTTCATTGACAACAAAACCTTTGAGGGGAGGCGAATATAAAAGGCAGTTTGTATCCATAAAAATGTTGATGTTATTCAGAATATGATCCAAATACCCACCATTTATCCCTACAACGATAGCAGGCAATAGATCATGAGTTTGTAAATAATGCATAGCCTTTTGATAATCCGTACTCCCTTGATCTGGTAAATGAAGAAAAGAATGGTTTTCCAACAAAGCAGGCTGAATAGAATCCAGATCTCCAGTAATTAAGTCAGGAAAGACACCAAGGTTACATAACACATTAGCGGCACCATCAGCTGCAATGACCGGCAGCTTTCTTTTATGAAAAAAGGAAGGATCGGGCAAATCACCATTAAGACATAAAATAGAACGATAGTCTTTAAAGTTAATTACATCGAGCATCATAACGTCTTTTTAATAAAATCAGCAGAAAACTCACTATCAAACCCACTACATTGGAACTCGTTACAAAAAATGAGTTTGTGCTGCTTCCATAAATGATCCAGGCCAGCGAACAAACTAGATAATTCACTAACATCATCATGGAAAGATCTTCAGTTGATTTGGTTTTTAAGGATTTAACGATTTGCGGTAAAAGTCCAATAAACGAGGTAATAAAAGCAACTATTCCAGAAAAAATAACAATTGACACATTTTCCTCCGCTCAGACTAATGAGATCAGGTTCAAAGGGTTGGGTGATCCTCTCAGCCAACTTATCAATTGGCACCCCTAATGCTGGACTTATATTTTATCACGAAATGAGCAGACCGCAATTTAATAGCAACAAAATACTCCTTTCTTTTTTTATCAGTTTATGATTAATTGATAATCCTTTAGTTCAAAAAAGGAATTAAGCTCCTCAAATAACTCTCAAATCGGTATTTGACAATAACTCATACAGCAGCTGGAGGAATCACTATGACATTAGAACTTATTCGAAATGGAGAGACAGATACCAATGATTATGAGGAACACCTGGATTCTTTTGGATACGAAACATTAGAAAAATCCTTGAAAGAAGATGCCAAGTCGATATGCCAATTCTTTTGTAATGAAGAGCTGGTTTTACAAGGTTTAAAAAAATTGGTGACACAATTTTATCAGTTTAACCAGCCTGAGAAAAAAACATTAATGCAATTTTTTGATGGCTGGGGAAGTAAAAATCATTTTAACCAGGGGACTACATCAAATGAAAAGATACCTTTTGAAACCAGTCGCAATTTTCATTTCCCTAATCACACTCCAGTTTTATGCGGCGAATTAACCGCTGATTTATTCAATAATGTTCTTCTAAAACAGGGTTATTTATCTGCCGATATTGGAGCAGGGCCAAAGCATGGCAAATGGGCACACTCCATTCAATTTTTTCTTTTGGAAGAAGCAAGAAAAGCTGGACAATTAAACCTTCATGCCAATAATGTCTGCGAATTTATTAAAAAAATCTCACAAATTCACGGTCAATACGAATCATTGAGTTTATGGAGCATTCTCTTTGATTCATTTGACGAAACCTTTACCTGCCCTAATCTAATTACTCAAACTTTGACATCACAATGGGATAATTCGAAAGAAGCTCAATTTCTAGCAGACAGACTAAATAGTTTCCAAAAAAAATTTGAAAAAGCCGCATCTACTGAAAATAATTACAATGCGTATGCGAATAAAAAGTATCTGAGCAAAATTGATAAAGCGAACTATGTCAAATACAAAGACAAATGCGCAATACTGTGGTTTGCGCCACAGGATAAAAAAACTATCCCAAAACCTTCCAGCCAAGAAGAATTGAAACAAAATCAATTAAGCTTTTTAAATTAAGCTTATTATAAGAGGATATGACTTTATATCGATAAACTTAAATAAAACATCCCTGGCTTGGATAGCAACTCTTTATCAAAGCAAAAAATTGTTTTAAATCGAAATATTTTCAGAAAAAACTATAGATGCTCACACAAAATCTCAATCTATTTTTATTATAAAAACGAATTTAATTCAATAAATCAGTTTATATAAACTCCTTCACTAGAAAACATTTTTCGCCTTGACCTTGGAGTTTTTCCTAAGTCCTATTATATTTAATAGTATAATATTTAATCTATTTTGGATTAAATAAACCAGGGAAAACGCGATCATGAGCAAATTCCTCGTATTTATTGGATCAATATTATTTTTTTCTTCCGTTTTAGCTGGAGATATCCCAGAAGTAGACATACAAGATCAACAGTCGGATCAGGAATTATGCGCCCAAAAATTTTATAATCAATGCATCAACAAGTGCGAAAAAACAAATTATGGCGACTGTACTCAAGCCTGTGAGGAAAATGCTAAAAATCAATGTCTTTACGCAGGTGAATAAGAATGGTTTGCATTGAGGCAATTAAATTAAATCCTATAAATTTTAATAATGAAAATATTAACTCATTAAAAATAAACTGTATTTCCTCATTTCATGTTATAAATAAAACATTGCATCTGGAATTTTAAAATGCTCCATAATACTAAAATAAACAAACTCGCTGTCTTTTGTGGATCTAACACTGGTTATTCTGAAGTCTATAAACAATCAGCTGAAAACATGGCCGATGTCCTAAGCAGTAATGGTATTACCCTGGTTTATGGTGGCTCAAAAAGCGGTTTGATGGGAATAATAGCCAATCGCATGTTAAAAAATGGCTCTAATGTCATTGGTGTTATACCAAAATCTCTGGTTGACACAGAAAAAGCACATGATGGGTTGACGGAATTACATGTTGTTAATTCTATGTATGAAAGAAAAATATTGATGTGTAAATTGTCGGACGGGTTCATTCTGCTGCCAGGTGGGTCAGGTTCTCTGGATGAGTTTTTTGAAATGTTTACCCTGGTACAATTAGGATACCATAAAAAACCTTGCTGTGTACTCAATGCCTCTGGTTACTATGATTACCTTTTGCAATTTTTAGACTATGCTGTTAATCAAGGTTTTTTACGCTCAAAGGATCGAAACGCGCTCATTGTCAATCAATATCCAGATACGCTCATTGAGAATTTATTTGAAGTAATCAATAATCGCAAATAACAATTTAGGAAAATTAATAACATAACAAGGAGTTAACCAATGCCAAAAAAACTGCTCATCGCTGCTTTATTATGCAATATTTTTTGTAACCCCAGCCATCTCTATGCCTCATCAACAGAAATACCCATACTTGGGAAAACCATGACCCAGGCTAAACAACAACAAATGACTCCCAAGCAGGCATTGCAACGTTTAAAAGACGGTAATCAACGCTTCCTCAGTAATCAACCTTTAGCACGAGATTATCTAAAACAAGCCAAACAATCAGCTTATGGCCAATATCCTTTTGCGGTCATCTTGAATTGTATGGACTCGCGCAGTGTTCCTGAATTCTTTTTTGATCAAGGATTGGCAGACCTGTTTACCTTACGTGTTGCTGGCAATGTTCTCAACGATGACATTTTAGGAAGTATGGAATTTGCAACAAAAGTAGTGGGAGCACGTTTGGTAGTTGTCCTGGCTCACACCTCCTGTGGGGCTGTTGCAGGAGCATGCAAAGATGTTAAATTAGGGCATTTGACTGATGTTATAAATAAAATCCAGCCTGTTGTAAAACCCAGCATGGAAAGCACGGGCATTGATAATTGCTCTGACCCCAAACTGATTGATGACATGGCTAAAGCCAATGCTCTGCATGTTGTAAAAAATATACTAGAGCAAAGCCCCATTTTAAATGAACTAGTTAAGAATAAACAAATTGGGATTGTAGCGGGTCTTCATGATATTAAAACAGGTAAGGTGACTTTTTTTGAAGAAAAGCGATCTGTCCCAGAGTAAAGCATGTTGGCAGTTGCCAACTTGCTTTAATATTTCCTTTCAAATGCAAGCTGAATTTGGTTACAATCGCATAATTTTTGGTGAATGACTTTTTATATGCCTAAATCACATAATTCCATTATATTTCTTGGTTTGCTTTCTGCGTTTTCTTTGCTTACATTTGATCTTTATCAACCATCACTGCCTTTCATAACGAATTATTTTAATATTACCCCAAGTATGGGGCAATTAACCCTAAGTATTTATTTGCTAGTTTATGGTATCACGCATCTTCTATGGGGACCACTTATAGACCATTTTGGGCGCCGGCGCCTACTTCCCGGAAACCTTTTATTAGCCTTAATTGGCAGTTTAATGTGTGCTTTTGCACCGAATATCACCATGCTTATTTGCGGTCGTGCCCTACAAGGATTCGCTTTATGCTGCGCCAATCTCATTGCCTATTCCGCAGCACGTGATTTTGAAGACACGATTGTTCGCGCCAAAGTGCTGTCCTATATTTCCATGACCGTTTCAGTTTCACCGATTATAGCCCCGGTAATTGGTGCTCTTATCTTTCATCATTTTGGCTGGCAAGCCAATTTTATAGTCATGGCAATCGTTGCCTGTATTCTATTGATACAAACCAAACTCTCCTTGCTAGAGTCCCCTTTCTGGACTCCTCCCCAGGAGAGGTTCTCGGTAAAAAAAATACTCCAGGAATATAAGTCCATACTCAATATACCCTCTCTATGGTGCGCATCATTTATTTTAATGTTTGGCATTTCTGCTGTCATGCTCACTGTAATTAATTCCTCTTACCTTATCATCGAGGTACTGAATTACTCTCCACTTGCCTATGGACTTATTTTTATTCTGAATGGTTTAAATATTATTTTT harbors:
- a CDS encoding thiamine diphosphokinase, with the protein product MLDVINFKDYRSILCLNGDLPDPSFFHKRKLPVIAADGAANVLCNLGVFPDLITGDLDSIQPALLENHSFLHLPDQGSTDYQKAMHYLQTHDLLPAIVVGINGGYLDHILNNINIFMDTNCLLYSPPLKGFVVNEKLRVNFILPVQTKISLIGIPEVVLSSEGLKWELKHSHLSFPGKNSCFNRTQTAEISLEVHQGAALVLIYEDAIEDAGVSSL
- a CDS encoding multidrug effflux MFS transporter; amino-acid sequence: MPKSHNSIIFLGLLSAFSLLTFDLYQPSLPFITNYFNITPSMGQLTLSIYLLVYGITHLLWGPLIDHFGRRRLLPGNLLLALIGSLMCAFAPNITMLICGRALQGFALCCANLIAYSAARDFEDTIVRAKVLSYISMTVSVSPIIAPVIGALIFHHFGWQANFIVMAIVACILLIQTKLSLLESPFWTPPQERFSVKKILQEYKSILNIPSLWCASFILMFGISAVMLTVINSSYLIIEVLNYSPLAYGLIFILNGLNIIFGNYLGIWLRDRLPIITTIYLGNWFIVLGGTAMLVTSKLFGFSLLALSFSLIANLGISVSAAPTISIALTDFKQNAGIVMAFMNTIRLIGPSLLTILTGYLLTRNLDALPLGLIGSGIGALFFSWHFSRLTTESRNSDMDSEEALT
- a CDS encoding carbonic anhydrase translates to MPKKLLIAALLCNIFCNPSHLYASSTEIPILGKTMTQAKQQQMTPKQALQRLKDGNQRFLSNQPLARDYLKQAKQSAYGQYPFAVILNCMDSRSVPEFFFDQGLADLFTLRVAGNVLNDDILGSMEFATKVVGARLVVVLAHTSCGAVAGACKDVKLGHLTDVINKIQPVVKPSMESTGIDNCSDPKLIDDMAKANALHVVKNILEQSPILNELVKNKQIGIVAGLHDIKTGKVTFFEEKRSVPE
- the mavJ gene encoding Dot/Icm T4SS effector MavJ, with amino-acid sequence MTITHTAAGGITMTLELIRNGETDTNDYEEHLDSFGYETLEKSLKEDAKSICQFFCNEELVLQGLKKLVTQFYQFNQPEKKTLMQFFDGWGSKNHFNQGTTSNEKIPFETSRNFHFPNHTPVLCGELTADLFNNVLLKQGYLSADIGAGPKHGKWAHSIQFFLLEEARKAGQLNLHANNVCEFIKKISQIHGQYESLSLWSILFDSFDETFTCPNLITQTLTSQWDNSKEAQFLADRLNSFQKKFEKAASTENNYNAYANKKYLSKIDKANYVKYKDKCAILWFAPQDKKTIPKPSSQEELKQNQLSFLN
- a CDS encoding SemiSWEET family sugar transporter — its product is MSIVIFSGIVAFITSFIGLLPQIVKSLKTKSTEDLSMMMLVNYLVCSLAWIIYGSSTNSFFVTSSNVVGLIVSFLLILLKRRYDARCN
- a CDS encoding TIGR00730 family Rossman fold protein, which produces MLHNTKINKLAVFCGSNTGYSEVYKQSAENMADVLSSNGITLVYGGSKSGLMGIIANRMLKNGSNVIGVIPKSLVDTEKAHDGLTELHVVNSMYERKILMCKLSDGFILLPGGSGSLDEFFEMFTLVQLGYHKKPCCVLNASGYYDYLLQFLDYAVNQGFLRSKDRNALIVNQYPDTLIENLFEVINNRK
- a CDS encoding homospermidine synthase; translated protein: MDKNHNTKKILFKNRFVILGFGCVGQALMPLIFEKFDIKPSQVTIIAAEGTKVDVAQQYGVSFKLQQITPQNYLEVIGSTLEENDFLIDVSIGISSLALIILCNQKGALYINAATEPWKEEFVMEKMALNRRTNYSLREEVLRLKDKTQKTALITHGANPGLVSHFIKEALLNIAKDNGLTINRPKNAAEWANLAMTLGIKVIHVAEQDSQVTYPPKSPGEFVNTWSANGLILEGLQPAEIGWGTHEAHWPHDAYSHSNGPQCAIYLSRPSAGVMVRSWTPTLGAFHGFLITHAETISLTNFLTLKNGSELLYRPTVHYAYNPCPDARLSIFELKSNEWKPQNKNRLILNEIIDGCDELGVLLMGNQRGAYWYGSTLSIQEARQIAPYNNATSLQVVASMISGIIWAIEHPDEGIVEPEEVDHQYIIDIAKPYLGKVGGYYTDWTPLKNRGELYPEEVDLSDPWQFFNIRVN
- the trmL gene encoding tRNA (uridine(34)/cytosine(34)/5-carboxymethylaminomethyluridine(34)-2'-O)-methyltransferase TrmL; the encoded protein is MIHIALYQPEIPPNTGNIIRLCANTGAQLHLIHPLGFTLEDKQMRRAGLDYHQWASILHYENWQTFLQSHSQRRLFCCSAKGKVKYSDVDYKADDILLFGPESCGLPQQILNQYSTIRIPMRENNRSLNLSNAVAIILYEAWRQMDFNM